The Cylindrospermum stagnale PCC 7417 genome segment TAACTGATTTTGTCTAGCTTTAGCTTCTGGAGAAATGGGTGTACCCGCCTCCAATAAAATGTGCAGTGGTAACAGTGTGCCCTTCGCAGATTTCGCGAGGATGATTGCCAACTTTAGCAGGTTATCTTCGGTATTGGGGTTAGCAACTGGGACTAAAACGCGATCGCCTAAATTTTCTCCTCGACTGGTTTGGGTAACGGTAGCTTCTGACTTGAGATTTTGTCCCCATTTAGCGGTTATCCAAGGAGAACCAACACAGGTAACTAAAATCATGGCGATCGTTCCATTCACAGTTAATTGATCAACTAGCTGAATATTGTAAGCAACGGTGATTGCTGCCAAAGTTGACGCAGCCTGAGCCACCGATAGCCCAAACATCACCATAATATTGTTAAAGTTGTATCCAAATAACTTGCCCGCACCCCAAGCGGGGAGAAACTTGGCAACAATAGCCACAGCCACCATCACACCTGACACCAAGAGCGCTCGCGGTTCTTGAAACAAAATTTTTGGATTCACCAACATCCCCACAGAAATCAGGAAAAACGGCACAAACAGCGTATTTCCAATGAATTGAATCCGATTCATCAAGGGACTGAGTTGGGGAATCAGTTGAGTAATTGCCACACCTGCTAAAAAAGCGCCAATAATCGGCTCAATCTGGACTAATTCTGCTCCATAGGAAACCACAAATAAGGTAGCCAAAACAAAGGTAAATTCTGCTCCTTCGTCATGGCCGAACCGCCGAAAAAACCACCGTCCAATGCGAGGAACGCCCCAAAGGGTGAGAAAAGTGTAGATAATTAATGAAGGAATCAGAAACAGCCAAAAACTCAGGGTTAAACTGCCTTCATGCGCTCTGACTACCACCGCTAACACCAAAAGCGCTAAAGTATTGGTGATTAAGGTACCTCCCAAAGTGGCAGTTAAGACTGGCGATCGCATAATTCCCAACTTACTAGCTATCGGTAAGGAAAGCAGGGTATGGGAAGCGAAACAAGAAGCCACCAAAATTGAAGGCAAAAAACTGTAGCCGATGGACAACATGGCTACAGTACCTAATCCCATCGGGATCGCAAAGGTAGCTAATCCAAAGATGACCGCCTTATCAGCGTTATATTTCATGTCATCTAAACTAGTTTCCAGCCCTGCCATGAACATGAGAAACAGCAAACCAACTGTACCTAAAAGCACAATCGTGTTATCTCGTGCCAGCAGTCCCAATCCATTTGGCCCGACCACAACCCCCGCCAGAATTAACCCCACAATCCCCGGTAGGTGAATTTTTTCAAACAGCAGGGGTGCAATCAGCATAATCCCCAAAATCATCAGAAAAACGGGCACCGGGTCTTTTAAAGGTGTGGTAAATATTGCAGACAGCGGTAAATCACTCACTCTCAGCCACAAAGTTGCAATCGCATTTGGGTTCATAGATGTTTGTTAGGCACTATAACTACACTGAAATCAAATCTCTAGTACCATCTCAAAACGCTAATCCCATCGGTAACTGTTTTCAGATATATATTTAGGAAATTAGAGACAATTTCTGTCTAAAGATAGTTCAGCCATCAAATTTAATAAAGTCTTGACTTGAGAAATTTGGCTAATTCAGCTTTCTTTGTAGAGTGGGTAATACCCACCCTAGCTTAAATTAACAATTAACTAGACAACAGCAGATGCTTGCTTTTGAAAGTAAGTTTGCAGAACTTTTTCCGCTATTTGCCGACTAGTTAAACCTAATGCTGCATAAGATTCATCTGGTGTAGCGTGATCTACCAATATATCTGGCACACCGATACGCTTCACCGGCACCAAAATATCAGCATCCATCAAGGCTTCTGCCACCGCAGAACCAAAGCCACCCATGAGACAGCCTTCTTCTAAAGTGACAACGCGCCCAATTTGCTTCGCTAAAGGCAATATCAAGTCAGTATCCAAAGGCTTGACAAAACGGGCATTAATCACAGTCGCTTCAATGCCATGTTCGCTGAGAATTTCCGCAGCTTGCATCGCTGTGTACACCATCGAACCATAGCCAAGGATTAACACATCATCGCCTTGGCGGAGAATTTCGCCTTTGCCGATTTCTAGAGGTTCCCAACCTTCTTCCATCAGAGGGACGCCGTAGCCGTTGCCACGGGGAAAGCGCATAGCAATTGGTCCGTCGGTATGGTTAACACCTGTCACCACCATGCGTTGCAGTTCCGCTTCATCTTTAGGTGCCATCACCACAATATTGGGAATACAACGCAGATAAGCAATATCATACATACCTTGATGGGTAGGGCCATCAGCACCGACAATTCCTGCCCTATCTAAGCAGAAGAACACAGGCAGGTTTTGAATGCAGACATCGTGGATGATCTGGTCGTAGGCACGTTGTAGGAAAGTAGAATAAATGGCGGCCACAGGGCGCATTCCTTCAGTTGCCAGTCCTGCTGCCAAGGTGACAGCGTGTTGTTCGGCAATCCCAACATCAATATATTGATTGGGCAGTTTTGCCTGAAGCTTGTCTAAACCTGTACCCGTTGCCATTGCCGCCGTAATCCCCACAATTTTCGGGTTTTGTTCAGCAAGTTTTACTAAGGTGTGAGAAAAGACTTTAGCATAAGCGGGGGGTTTGGGCTTGTTGGAGGGAATAGCTTTGCCAGTTGCCACATTAAACGGGTTTTGGGCATGGTAACCGACTTGGTCTAGTTCGGCAATTTCGTAGCCTTTGCCTTTGGTTGTGACTACATGCACCAAAACAGGCCCTGGCATTTGATGCGCCTGTTGGAAGGTAGCAATTAATTCCTCTAAATTATGCCCATCGACTGGTCCCATATAGGTAAAGCCCAGTTCTTCAAAAACTGCGCCAACTTTGGGAACGGCCAAGCGCTTCATACCTTCTTTGATGCGTTCTAGTTCGGGAGACAGGGATTCACCAACAAAGGGAATTTGTTTGAGTTGTCCCTCAAAATTATCCTTAATAAACTGCACCGGAGCACTGAGGCGCATTTTATTGAGGTAGCGGGGAATCGCGCCCACGTTGGGAGAGATGGACATCTCGTTGTCATTGAGAACAACCAGCAAGCTAGTTTTGGGTAAGTGTCCAGCATGGTTAATGGCTTCTAAAGCCATACCCCCAGTCAGGGCCCCATCGCCAATTACAGCGACGGCTTTAAATTTTTCCCCTTTCAAGTCTCTGGCTAAAGCCATACCCAAAGCTGCGGAGATACTGGTTGAAGCGTGTCCCGCCCCAAAGTGGTCAAACTTGTTTTCACAGCGCTTGAGATAACCGGCAACTCCATTTTTTTGCCTGAGAGTGTGGAAGTTGCTGTAGCGTCCTGTGAGTAGTTTGTGGGGATAAGCTTGATGTCCTACATCCCAAATAACTTTATCCCGATCCAAGTCGAGCGTCTGGTAAAGCCCTAGGGTTAATTCTACAACTCCCAAACCGGGCCCCAAATGCCCCCCTGTTGCTGCTACGGTTTGTAAGTGTTTATCTCGAATCTGACGGGCAATCTGTTGCAATTGCCGAATCGACAAACCATGCAACTGGTTAGGATGGGTGATTTCACTCAGGTGCATATTATAGGATTTTCCTCTCTCTAAACTCTATTTCTGGCATTCTTTTGATTTTCCCATGCTGGGACAGCCACAAGAATCATACTGTTACCAAGTTGTAATCTAAAACATAATTAAGGTAATTAGCTAATAGCTTTTGATGATTCGAGCCAGTTATGTCAGCAACAAATGCAATTTAGAGTATTTTATGATACAAAATATTGGCTTTACTGAATGTAAGTACTGGAAAAATTACCGAATTAGTCTGATACTCAGCGTGGTAAAATCTGTCTGTGGTTCGATGTCCGTTTTCTGCGGTACTAGTGTTTTTTATTAGCAAAAGCGCAAAAAAATGAAAAATCTATTTTCAACTCTCACCTTGACAATGAGCACAGCTGTAGCGATCGCATTTATAGCAATAGCTCCTGCTCAGGCTATTACCTATGATTTTAGCTGGAGTGGCAATAGTAATTATTCAGCTAAGGGTTCCTTTAGTTTTGATGAGAACATAGTCCCAACTTCCTTTTCCGAGAGTGGCCCAGGAGCAACTAATTTTTTACAATCCCTCAATATCTCGTTTTTTGACCCTGCTAATAATTTTATTTCTGCTTATGATAATGTTGTTAACGGCATCTCGACAACTAACTATTTCAAGTTCAATTTCGATACAAACACACAAGAAATTTTCGGCTTAATCGATTTTGGTGGTGAGGTAGCAGGCGATACTTATTTAAAAGGAGTAGTTAATTCTGAGTTATCGCTGTTTCAGGTTCCGCAATCAGGGGCTGATTTCATCATTGATGGAAATTCAGGATCTTTGCTTGTTCAAGCTATACCTGAATCAAATTCTATTTTAGGTCTTTTGTCTTTGGGTATGTTAGGGCTTACTTCCCAAATCAAGCGTAAATTTAAATATTAGGTACGAATTGCTCTCATTAGCTACTAAAGTAGAAAAGTCTTGTTGGCTGGGCTAGACAGCCCACCCTAATTACGCAAGTTAAATCTCCGACAGCTTATTCAGTATATAACTATAAACTTTGGGGCGCACCAGGAACTACTGGTGTGTCTGGTTGTTGCTGTTGGCGTTGCAAATATTTGCTCAATAGGTAGGCCATATCGCCGCGTGTCATTGGTCGTAATGGGGCAATGTTACCTTGGGGGTCAGTATTGATAAAGCCTTCACTGACTACTGTAGCGATCGCCTTTTTCGCCCACGGGGGGATAGTGGCTGCATCTGCATAAGGGCTAAGAATTTCGTTAACACTGTCATCAGAAAATTGAAAGACGCCATAAGCTTGGGCGAAAATGGCTAAAGCTTCCGCTCTAGTTATTCTTTGGTTCGGGAAAAATAGATTCCCCCGGTAGCCTTTCATAATATCTGTTTTAAGCACTATCTGTATATCGTTAAATGCCCAATAAGAACTAGGAACATCTGGCACTGTTACGGCATTTTTTTGTTTAGCCGCTTGGCGTTTGTCTAGTTGAAATGACTTGACTAAAATTGAGGCTAATTCTGCACGACTAATTAACCTTTCTGGATAAAATTGCCCATCTGGTAAATTAGTCATCAGCTTGGCATTTAGCACCTGTTGGATAGTATTAGGTTCTATCTCAATGCTACTTTCTAGGGCTTGAGCCTGAACAATTGCAGGAAAGCTTTGTAGTAATGCTACTAAGGAAAGTGTACCCAGTAAATGCTGCATATTCCTCATAATCCAATTTTGAATCTGCTATTTTTACTCTAGTTTGTTCTACGAGCGACCGCGATTTTAATGGATGACTTATCATGGTTACTGTTGTGCAACCCAGTCAGCAAAAATCAGCGACCCAATTGTATAAAGCTCATCATTTTTTCTCAAAACTATACCAGTTCCTGTAAGCACATCTAAGGAATCTGCCACTTCACTATAACTAAGACGGGTTTGCTGAACTAAAGTTTCAACACTGCCCTGATGATTGTGAATCAAAGCATGATACACTTTTCGTTCATGCTCACCAAAGCTATAGGAGCGTTGAGGATTGTTCCACCAAGCTGAAAAATCGCGGTCATGTTGACGTAAAAGCTCAAGTTTTATGTTTTCTAAAGAACGGGATTTATTGTTGCGAAAATCATCAAAAATCATGTTGAGCATTTGCTGAGTTAAATAAGGATGCCCACCTGCCCATTCGATGACTAGTTGAATTTGTTCTTCAGTTAAAGGTATCTCCTCAGATTGACTTCTTTGAAGAATTAGTTCGCGGATTTCTAAAGTATCCAAGGTTGTTAACCAACCAACTTCAGCTATATTTAGTAGCGGTGAACCTACAGCTTGTTGGTAATCTTTTAAATTTCGGTATCCAGATAATAATAATCCGATAAAAGGTTTCAGAGCCGTGTCAGTATCTTTTAAACCTCTAAGATAACTCCAAGCATCATTTGCCCAAGCTTGGCTAACAATAAACTCTGACCCATCCAAAAGAAAACAAACGCCTTCAAAGTGCAATTCTTGAAGTTCCTTAATTGTCTTTAGTAAAGCTTTGCGAAAATCTTCATGGTTTAATTTTCGCTCATGGTCAGGATTATTAACGTTTAACTTTACATTGATTGCTGTCAGGAAGCTAACAGTTACTTCACCTCCCACTACTTGACGGAGAAACTGTTGGTACATCTGCCGTAAGTCTGCTCCCGGTATCTGCCGCCAACGATTAATTGCCTCCCGTAGACGAGCAATTAGTAAATATCTGAAACTATCTAAATCCTTGGGTTGTTCTACCTGTAAACTAATAAAAACTGGAAAAGCTGGAATAATATCTCTAACTGAGGTTTCTTGAGTATTATTAGATGCTTTGGCTTGATGTTTAAATATTTTATAAAATGTAGGAAATAACTTTTCTAGCCATTCGGAATTGTTGTTGATATCTGAACCTTGATTTGAGTGAGTATTGAGATTTAGTAAGTTCCACTCAATGGCGCGGAGAAGAGAGGTTTTGCCGATGCGGCGTCCACCTAGGAGAATACGAACTTGAAAAGGCGAACGTTTAACTTTTTCCAGCAATTCATTTCGTCCAAAAAAGTAAGGAAGATCTGTAATTGCGACTCGAAAATTATCAAAGGGACGCTGCTCTAGTGAATCTGCCATTTTTTAATTTCCTCCTCTCCTATTTCCAATTGCAACCAACGAGACAGCATCGGCACTTTGCTGTAATAATAATCATTGTTTTCTTGTTCTACTCTAACCACTAATCCCACCATTTCTAACCAAAGTAGAGCATCTAAACACTGACTTTCAGTAAACATTTTACCCACAAATGCCTGTAATTCTTCTTGGTTCATGCCATTAGCTAATTCTGGTTTACAAGCCAGCACTCGCAGAACAGCCATTGCTGATGCAAAGTTGCGTTTCTGTAAATCTGCCCAAATATTTTGCCCGAAATAGTCTTTCAAAATGCTAGAATAAGCAAAAGGTTTTTTGATGTAACGCTGTGCATCTGACCAAGAAATTAAACCATTTTCAACTTCTGACACTTTAGCGCAAAGAAGACTGGCAAGTTGTCTGGCTATAAATGGATGACCACCGCTTTCTTGATGAATAGCAGTTAAAGTCTCCTGGTCAAATGCTCGACCCATTAACCGACTAATATCAGTGAGCATAGTTGTTGTTTCTTCTGCTGAAAAGGGAGCAAGAAACACTTCTTTAAAAAAGCTAAAAACTGGGTTTGTGGGTACTCCTGTTTGCTGCCATTGATTAATCCGGTTACAATCAGGATGAACATCGGCAATGAGAAACCCAAGCTGTCGCTGTTCTTGACTAAGCGATCGCAATACTCCAAAACAGGCGTTAAATTCTTCTACTTTTTCGGGAGGATCTGTCGGAGTAGGCAGAATCCGTTCTATTTCATCTAAAAAACAAATAATCGGTGGTTCATAACCAGCTTTGGTCAATACTTCAGTTAGTTGGCTGATACGTTGGATGAATTCTGTAGTTAAATCTGTGGCTGGCAGGTCACGGCTAAATGGTGTAAACTGCAACTTTTGGGACGCTTCACGGTTTTTTAGCAGCAAAGAAAGTTTTTGGAGTATTTCATTGAAAAATTCTGCACCATAGCGCGGTTTACCACCATAAGGTTGTAGGTCAATATGTACAACTGGGTGGTGTCGCAAAGAAAAACCCAACTGTAGCAAAATCGAGGTTTTTCCTGATTTGCGGAGTCCAAAGAGTCCAACTCCTTGTTTTCTGAGTAATTCTTCTTCTAGACGATGCAGCAGTTTCCCTCGACCAAAAAATGAAAGAGTATCCCCAATAGCATTACGATCATCAAATAAGTCTGCACCAGGTAAATAGCGATCGCAATATTCAGCCAGCAACCCTGTACAAGCCGCACTATCCACCACCACCTGTTCTACTGCTGCTAAGGGGATGGGAATCAGGACAAAATGCTCAGACAAGCGCACCTCAGCCATCCGCACCCGAAATATGGTATCTGGTGTTTCTCGATAAAGTAATATCCCGGCACGTTTTTGGCGATTATTTGCTAGCCTTTCAGCATACTGCACTAACTCAGTTACATCTTGGTCATGAGGTTGATCAATTGCTAGTAAAACAGGTAAGGGGGAATAAGCTTCGAGACGTCCTGATATTGATACAATCTTTAATCCCCGCTTACCTTCGCGGCTGACTTTTGCTCCTGTTTGTTCTAAAAAGAGTTGTGCAGATGCTAACACCTGATTTAAAATTTCTTGCTCTTGTCTAGCTGTTACTATTGCTCTCGTGAACCGCAAGAAAAATACTGGACGTAGCCAAATAAGTGAAACTCCAGTTGAT includes the following:
- a CDS encoding cation:proton antiporter, which gives rise to MNPNAIATLWLRVSDLPLSAIFTTPLKDPVPVFLMILGIMLIAPLLFEKIHLPGIVGLILAGVVVGPNGLGLLARDNTIVLLGTVGLLFLMFMAGLETSLDDMKYNADKAVIFGLATFAIPMGLGTVAMLSIGYSFLPSILVASCFASHTLLSLPIASKLGIMRSPVLTATLGGTLITNTLALLVLAVVVRAHEGSLTLSFWLFLIPSLIIYTFLTLWGVPRIGRWFFRRFGHDEGAEFTFVLATLFVVSYGAELVQIEPIIGAFLAGVAITQLIPQLSPLMNRIQFIGNTLFVPFFLISVGMLVNPKILFQEPRALLVSGVMVAVAIVAKFLPAWGAGKLFGYNFNNIMVMFGLSVAQAASTLAAITVAYNIQLVDQLTVNGTIAMILVTCVGSPWITAKWGQNLKSEATVTQTSRGENLGDRVLVPVANPNTEDNLLKLAIILAKSAKGTLLPLHILLEAGTPISPEAKARQNQLLSTAEMIAHASVTNVIPIGRIDESIDKGIARVAEEKQASVIVCGWKGYSTYQENLFGNVIDKIVLRSSVPVLVTRFPLPIEHTKRVFFAFTTQQTDASSFGQSILLAKSLATEFKASLQLLQVVSIRGANADLDVAELPADIPMQTVRGNFVRQVSQLLKTNDLLLLNGAVEQKTQIFSLLGDVPEAIARTQPQVSMIIAYFPH
- the dxs gene encoding 1-deoxy-D-xylulose-5-phosphate synthase, whose protein sequence is MHLSEITHPNQLHGLSIRQLQQIARQIRDKHLQTVAATGGHLGPGLGVVELTLGLYQTLDLDRDKVIWDVGHQAYPHKLLTGRYSNFHTLRQKNGVAGYLKRCENKFDHFGAGHASTSISAALGMALARDLKGEKFKAVAVIGDGALTGGMALEAINHAGHLPKTSLLVVLNDNEMSISPNVGAIPRYLNKMRLSAPVQFIKDNFEGQLKQIPFVGESLSPELERIKEGMKRLAVPKVGAVFEELGFTYMGPVDGHNLEELIATFQQAHQMPGPVLVHVVTTKGKGYEIAELDQVGYHAQNPFNVATGKAIPSNKPKPPAYAKVFSHTLVKLAEQNPKIVGITAAMATGTGLDKLQAKLPNQYIDVGIAEQHAVTLAAGLATEGMRPVAAIYSTFLQRAYDQIIHDVCIQNLPVFFCLDRAGIVGADGPTHQGMYDIAYLRCIPNIVVMAPKDEAELQRMVVTGVNHTDGPIAMRFPRGNGYGVPLMEEGWEPLEIGKGEILRQGDDVLILGYGSMVYTAMQAAEILSEHGIEATVINARFVKPLDTDLILPLAKQIGRVVTLEEGCLMGGFGSAVAEALMDADILVPVKRIGVPDILVDHATPDESYAALGLTSRQIAEKVLQTYFQKQASAVV
- a CDS encoding S-layer homology domain-containing protein, with translation MQHLLGTLSLVALLQSFPAIVQAQALESSIEIEPNTIQQVLNAKLMTNLPDGQFYPERLISRAELASILVKSFQLDKRQAAKQKNAVTVPDVPSSYWAFNDIQIVLKTDIMKGYRGNLFFPNQRITRAEALAIFAQAYGVFQFSDDSVNEILSPYADAATIPPWAKKAIATVVSEGFINTDPQGNIAPLRPMTRGDMAYLLSKYLQRQQQQPDTPVVPGAPQSL
- a CDS encoding ATP-binding protein, whose amino-acid sequence is MADSLEQRPFDNFRVAITDLPYFFGRNELLEKVKRSPFQVRILLGGRRIGKTSLLRAIEWNLLNLNTHSNQGSDINNNSEWLEKLFPTFYKIFKHQAKASNNTQETSVRDIIPAFPVFISLQVEQPKDLDSFRYLLIARLREAINRWRQIPGADLRQMYQQFLRQVVGGEVTVSFLTAINVKLNVNNPDHERKLNHEDFRKALLKTIKELQELHFEGVCFLLDGSEFIVSQAWANDAWSYLRGLKDTDTALKPFIGLLLSGYRNLKDYQQAVGSPLLNIAEVGWLTTLDTLEIRELILQRSQSEEIPLTEEQIQLVIEWAGGHPYLTQQMLNMIFDDFRNNKSRSLENIKLELLRQHDRDFSAWWNNPQRSYSFGEHERKVYHALIHNHQGSVETLVQQTRLSYSEVADSLDVLTGTGIVLRKNDELYTIGSLIFADWVAQQ
- a CDS encoding HEAT repeat domain-containing protein, with amino-acid sequence MNQHKRQKLFPFLKFISLGLSLSLLITPTGCTQNPIKEEISTYTQQLSDKNDQERWNAAMALGRIGPEAESAIPKLIETLKDENPLVRMSAVTALGKIGLKAQIAIPDLIARLQDQDEDVRQEAATALNRIGSPAVSPLITTLKDNNIDVRLNAILALGKIGVDAKAAVPALMDALKDNNPTIQYKVIAALGQIGPEAQAAVPVLTTKLNDPNWQVRANTVHALGNIGTQAKSAVPVLLNLLKDEDAVVRQRTTFALGKIGAVPLLVEALKNDNEAVRQGATYALAEMGLPVVPNLKEPLKSDNQFVRQGSISALGIISKSLQDKAVKLSTTDLDQAISNLAQAVSVLQPTQKELLKASRFEAKDIEPITQTLNALKDQQRVRGLDLTLNVVFWIFILFSSTGVSLIWLRPVFFLRFTRAIVTARQEQEILNQVLASAQLFLEQTGAKVSREGKRGLKIVSISGRLEAYSPLPVLLAIDQPHDQDVTELVQYAERLANNRQKRAGILLYRETPDTIFRVRMAEVRLSEHFVLIPIPLAAVEQVVVDSAACTGLLAEYCDRYLPGADLFDDRNAIGDTLSFFGRGKLLHRLEEELLRKQGVGLFGLRKSGKTSILLQLGFSLRHHPVVHIDLQPYGGKPRYGAEFFNEILQKLSLLLKNREASQKLQFTPFSRDLPATDLTTEFIQRISQLTEVLTKAGYEPPIICFLDEIERILPTPTDPPEKVEEFNACFGVLRSLSQEQRQLGFLIADVHPDCNRINQWQQTGVPTNPVFSFFKEVFLAPFSAEETTTMLTDISRLMGRAFDQETLTAIHQESGGHPFIARQLASLLCAKVSEVENGLISWSDAQRYIKKPFAYSSILKDYFGQNIWADLQKRNFASAMAVLRVLACKPELANGMNQEELQAFVGKMFTESQCLDALLWLEMVGLVVRVEQENNDYYYSKVPMLSRWLQLEIGEEEIKKWQIH